In Pseudomonas fakonensis, one DNA window encodes the following:
- a CDS encoding MFS transporter, whose translation MTIDNKISLEDAPLNAFHKKLAVYSSGAPFLDGYILSIIGVVLVQLSQALQLSVFEEGMVAAASLIGMFFGGFVGGLFTDKLGRKTLYVLVLVALAVFSLGQFWVTSAAALIALRFALGVAIGADHPLATSLLAEFLPRKQRGSILASLVMMWFVGAAVAYVAGEFILRAMGPEAWRWALASAVVPAVLFLIMRAGTPESARWLLSKGRTAEADQVIKRVYGSKFSIADLPEPVSERRVSVGALFHSHYGKRIFFVSLFWTCSIIPQFAIYAFAPKILSAMGLTGDLAAWGAVAITIIFVFGCMLGVKLINPLGRRRMLMHSFLWSGLALLLLGLFPEGAGLLTLALFGSYALFIGGAQVLQYVYPNELFPTEVRGSAVGLATSLSRIGAAIGTYLVPMSLSSIGIANTMIAAFGISMVGLLVTWLMAPETRSLDLAKASAAA comes from the coding sequence ATGACCATCGACAACAAGATTTCACTGGAAGACGCGCCCCTGAACGCCTTCCACAAAAAACTGGCCGTCTACTCCTCCGGCGCGCCGTTTCTGGATGGCTACATCCTCAGCATCATCGGCGTGGTGCTGGTGCAACTGAGCCAGGCCCTGCAGCTAAGCGTGTTCGAAGAAGGCATGGTGGCGGCGGCGTCCTTGATCGGCATGTTCTTCGGCGGCTTCGTTGGCGGGTTGTTCACCGACAAGCTCGGGCGCAAGACCCTTTATGTGCTGGTGCTGGTGGCCCTGGCGGTGTTCTCCCTGGGGCAGTTCTGGGTCACCTCTGCCGCAGCCTTGATTGCCCTGCGCTTCGCCCTGGGCGTGGCCATCGGTGCCGACCACCCGCTGGCCACCTCGCTGCTGGCGGAGTTTCTGCCACGCAAGCAGCGCGGCTCGATTCTCGCCAGCCTGGTGATGATGTGGTTCGTCGGTGCGGCGGTGGCTTATGTAGCCGGTGAATTCATCCTGCGCGCCATGGGCCCCGAGGCCTGGCGCTGGGCGCTGGCCAGCGCCGTGGTGCCGGCGGTGCTGTTCCTGATCATGCGGGCCGGTACCCCGGAGTCGGCGCGCTGGCTGCTGAGCAAGGGCCGCACCGCCGAGGCCGACCAGGTGATCAAGCGCGTGTATGGCAGCAAGTTCTCCATCGCCGACCTGCCGGAGCCGGTGTCTGAGCGCCGGGTGTCGGTGGGCGCGCTGTTCCACTCGCACTATGGCAAACGCATCTTCTTCGTCAGCCTGTTCTGGACCTGCTCGATCATCCCGCAGTTCGCCATCTACGCCTTCGCGCCGAAGATCCTCAGCGCCATGGGCCTGACCGGCGACCTGGCAGCCTGGGGCGCGGTGGCCATCACCATCATCTTCGTGTTCGGCTGCATGCTCGGGGTGAAGCTGATCAACCCACTGGGCCGCCGGCGAATGCTGATGCACAGCTTCCTGTGGTCGGGCCTGGCCCTGTTGCTGCTGGGTTTGTTCCCGGAAGGCGCCGGCCTGCTGACCCTGGCTTTGTTTGGTAGCTACGCGCTGTTCATCGGCGGCGCCCAGGTGCTGCAGTACGTGTACCCCAACGAGCTGTTCCCCACCGAAGTGCGCGGCTCGGCCGTGGGCCTGGCCACCTCGCTGTCGCGTATCGGGGCTGCCATCGGGACTTACCTGGTGCCGATGTCGCTGTCCTCGATCGGCATTGCCAACACCATGATCGCGGCGTTCGGCATCTCGATGGTGGGGCTGCTGGTGACCTGGCTGATGGCACCGGAAACCCGCTCGCTGGATTTGGCCAAGGCCAGCGCCGCAGCATAA
- a CDS encoding proline racemase family protein, with amino-acid sequence MAFKRTIHAVDTHAGEPMRVITGGVPHIPGNTVHEKMVWLRENDDQLRKLMLREPRGYPPLCCNIIVPPSHPDADAGYIIMEQVEYPVMSGGNTISVVTVLLEMGMLPMKEPVTELILEAPAGLIGIKAECRNGKVKSVTFKNVPAFAAHLDAKIQVPHLGEVTVDVGWGGMFYVIADVRQFPHIELTPEHGAEIARISAMIRQAAIEQLPVAHPDYPGIGITISQLSGPTDSPDADWKNAVTVASGELDWDNPSTWTGALDRCPCGTGTCAKMAILHAKGELPLNQDFRHQGVLGNVFTGRLVEETRIGDYTAVVPTITGTSWIYGLNTYVLDHDDPFTEGFVVSDIWA; translated from the coding sequence ATGGCCTTCAAAAGAACCATCCACGCGGTCGATACGCACGCTGGCGAACCGATGCGGGTGATTACCGGGGGCGTACCGCATATTCCCGGTAATACCGTGCACGAGAAAATGGTCTGGCTGCGGGAGAACGACGACCAACTGCGCAAACTGATGCTGCGCGAACCACGCGGCTACCCGCCGCTGTGCTGCAACATCATCGTGCCGCCGAGCCACCCGGACGCCGACGCCGGCTACATCATCATGGAGCAGGTGGAGTACCCGGTGATGTCCGGCGGCAACACCATCTCGGTGGTCACCGTGCTGCTGGAAATGGGCATGCTGCCGATGAAGGAGCCGGTCACCGAGCTGATTCTCGAAGCCCCGGCCGGGCTGATCGGCATCAAGGCCGAGTGCCGCAACGGCAAGGTCAAGAGCGTCACCTTCAAGAACGTGCCGGCCTTCGCCGCGCACCTGGACGCGAAGATCCAGGTACCGCACCTGGGCGAGGTGACCGTGGACGTGGGCTGGGGCGGCATGTTCTACGTGATCGCCGACGTGCGCCAGTTCCCGCACATCGAGCTGACCCCCGAGCACGGCGCCGAAATTGCCCGCATCAGCGCGATGATTCGCCAGGCGGCCATCGAGCAACTGCCGGTGGCGCACCCGGACTACCCGGGCATCGGCATCACCATCTCGCAGCTGTCCGGCCCCACCGACAGCCCTGACGCCGACTGGAAGAACGCCGTGACCGTGGCCTCGGGCGAGCTGGACTGGGACAACCCGTCCACCTGGACCGGCGCCCTCGACCGCTGCCCATGCGGCACCGGCACCTGCGCCAAGATGGCCATCCTGCATGCCAAGGGTGAACTGCCGCTGAACCAGGACTTCCGCCACCAGGGCGTGCTGGGCAACGTATTCACCGGGCGCCTGGTGGAAGAAACCCGCATCGGCGACTACACCGCCGTGGTGCCGACCATTACCGGCACCAGCTGGATCTATGGCCTGAACACCTATGTGCTGGACCATGACGACCCGTTCACCGAAGGTTTTGTGGTGAGTGATATCTGGGCCTGA
- a CDS encoding ammonium transporter, with protein sequence MKLALAVVLFALTPLAHAADPTLDTGNTAWMICAAMFVLMMCIPGLALFYGGMVRAKNFLSVFTQLFAVAGVIGILWVLFGYSLVVSTEGMVEGQLTFNSFIGGLDKALMLNIGHDSLVGTIPEGVFAVFQLTFAIITPALIAGGFAERMKFSASLLFMGGWFVLVYAPIAHMVWGGPGALMVNWGVLDFAGGTAVHINSGVAALAAALMLGKRKGYPQVAMPPHNLGFTLVGAGLLWVGWFGFNVGSGLAANQGAGVVMLATMVAACAGIVGWLLTETLMHGRPTALGAASGALAGLVGITPACAFVGPLGAVVIGLLTGAICFFAVTKLKQALGYDDSLDVFGLHGVGGIVGALLTGVFAAPALGGYVQGVTPLGQALVQLKGVAFTFVYCFVVSWAILGAIKLAIGLRASPEDEEQGLDLAEHNERAYNL encoded by the coding sequence ATGAAGCTTGCCCTTGCTGTTGTGCTGTTCGCGCTGACACCGTTGGCCCACGCCGCCGACCCCACCCTCGACACCGGCAACACCGCCTGGATGATCTGCGCGGCGATGTTCGTGTTGATGATGTGCATCCCGGGCCTTGCGCTGTTCTACGGTGGCATGGTGCGGGCCAAGAACTTCCTCTCGGTATTCACCCAGCTGTTCGCCGTGGCCGGGGTCATCGGCATCCTCTGGGTGCTGTTCGGCTACAGCCTGGTGGTCAGTACCGAAGGCATGGTCGAGGGCCAGCTGACCTTCAACAGCTTCATCGGCGGCCTGGACAAGGCGCTGATGCTGAACATCGGCCACGACAGCCTGGTGGGCACCATCCCCGAAGGGGTGTTCGCGGTGTTCCAGCTGACCTTCGCCATCATCACCCCGGCGCTGATCGCCGGCGGCTTTGCCGAACGCATGAAGTTCAGCGCTTCGCTGCTGTTCATGGGCGGCTGGTTCGTGCTGGTGTACGCGCCTATCGCCCACATGGTGTGGGGCGGGCCGGGGGCGTTGATGGTCAACTGGGGGGTGCTCGACTTTGCCGGCGGCACCGCCGTGCATATCAATTCCGGCGTGGCGGCCCTGGCCGCAGCGCTGATGCTGGGCAAGCGCAAGGGCTACCCGCAGGTGGCCATGCCGCCGCACAACCTCGGTTTCACCCTGGTGGGCGCAGGGCTTTTGTGGGTGGGCTGGTTCGGTTTCAACGTCGGCTCTGGGCTTGCCGCCAACCAGGGCGCCGGGGTGGTGATGCTGGCGACCATGGTCGCGGCCTGCGCCGGCATCGTCGGCTGGCTGCTGACCGAAACCCTGATGCATGGCCGGCCCACGGCGCTGGGCGCAGCGTCCGGGGCATTGGCCGGGCTGGTCGGCATCACCCCCGCGTGTGCCTTCGTCGGGCCCCTGGGGGCGGTGGTGATCGGTTTGCTGACCGGGGCCATCTGCTTTTTTGCCGTGACCAAACTCAAGCAGGCGCTGGGTTACGACGACAGCCTGGATGTGTTCGGCCTGCATGGCGTGGGCGGTATCGTCGGGGCGCTGCTGACCGGGGTGTTCGCCGCGCCGGCGCTGGGGGGGTATGTGCAGGGCGTGACGCCGTTGGGGCAGGCGCTGGTGCAGTTGAAGGGGGTGGCGTTCACCTTCGTGTACTGCTTTGTGGTGAGCTGGGCGATTCTTGGGGCGATCAAGCTGGCGATCGGCTTGCGCGCTTCGCCCGAGGATGAGGAGCAGGGGCTGGATTTGGCCGAGCACAACGAGCGGGCGTACAACCTCTGA
- a CDS encoding FMN-binding glutamate synthase family protein yields the protein MSEKFPPVLRESATFDRLTIQEIQRAAETGIYDIRGGGTKRRVPHFDDLLLLGASVSRYPLEGYREKCGTDVVLGNRFAKKPIHLKIPVTIAGMSFGALSANAKEALGRGATIAGTSTTTGDGGMTPEERGQSQHLVYQYLPSRYGMNPDDLRKADAIEIVLGQGAKPGGGGMLLGMKVTERVAGMRTLPIGVDQRSACRHPDWTGPDDLAIKIAELREITDWEKPIYVKIGASRPYYDVKLAVKAGADVIVLDGMQGGTAATQEVFIEHVGIPILPAIPQAVQALQEMGMHRKVQLIVSGGIRNGADVAKAMALGADAVAIGTAALIALGDNHPRLDAQLKEIGSAAGFYDDWQNGRDPAGITTQDPELAKRLNPEEAGRRLANYLRVLVLEAQTMARACGKSHLHNLDPEDLVALTVEAAAMARVPLAGTAWVPGQTQY from the coding sequence ATGAGCGAGAAATTCCCCCCGGTACTGCGTGAGTCGGCCACCTTCGATCGCCTGACCATCCAAGAGATCCAGCGCGCCGCCGAAACCGGCATTTACGATATCCGCGGCGGCGGCACCAAGCGCCGCGTGCCGCACTTCGACGACCTGCTGCTGCTGGGCGCCAGCGTGTCGCGCTACCCGCTGGAAGGCTACCGCGAGAAATGCGGCACCGACGTGGTGCTGGGCAACCGCTTTGCGAAAAAGCCGATCCACCTGAAGATCCCGGTGACCATCGCCGGCATGAGCTTCGGCGCACTGTCGGCCAACGCCAAGGAAGCCCTGGGCCGTGGCGCCACTATCGCCGGCACCAGCACCACCACCGGTGACGGCGGCATGACCCCGGAAGAGCGCGGCCAGTCGCAGCACCTGGTGTACCAGTACCTGCCGTCGCGCTACGGCATGAACCCGGACGATCTGCGCAAGGCCGACGCCATCGAGATCGTCCTGGGCCAGGGCGCCAAGCCGGGCGGCGGCGGCATGCTGCTGGGCATGAAGGTCACCGAACGTGTGGCTGGCATGCGCACCCTGCCGATCGGCGTCGACCAGCGCAGTGCCTGCCGCCACCCGGACTGGACCGGCCCGGACGACCTGGCAATCAAGATCGCCGAGCTGCGCGAGATCACCGACTGGGAGAAACCGATCTACGTGAAGATCGGCGCCAGCCGCCCGTACTACGACGTCAAGCTGGCGGTGAAGGCCGGTGCCGATGTGATCGTGCTCGACGGCATGCAGGGCGGTACCGCCGCCACGCAGGAGGTGTTCATCGAGCACGTCGGCATCCCGATCCTGCCGGCCATCCCCCAGGCGGTGCAGGCGCTGCAGGAGATGGGCATGCACCGCAAGGTGCAACTGATCGTCTCGGGCGGCATTCGCAACGGCGCCGACGTGGCCAAGGCCATGGCCCTGGGCGCCGACGCGGTGGCCATCGGCACCGCCGCGCTGATCGCCCTGGGCGACAACCACCCGCGGCTGGATGCGCAACTCAAGGAGATCGGTTCGGCGGCGGGCTTCTACGACGACTGGCAGAACGGCCGCGACCCGGCCGGCATCACCACCCAGGACCCGGAACTGGCCAAGCGCCTGAACCCGGAAGAGGCCGGCCGGCGCCTGGCCAACTACCTGCGGGTGCTGGTGCTGGAGGCGCAGACCATGGCCCGCGCCTGCGGCAAGTCGCACCTGCACAACCTCGACCCCGAAGACCTGGTGGCCTTGACCGTAGAAGCCGCAGCCATGGCACGGGTGCCGCTGGCGGGCACCGCGTGGGTGCCGGGGCAAACCCAGTACTGA
- a CDS encoding protein glxC — protein MKTIDLSSTSVRVLNQSLHGDVQGSEWRVSHPDGKHNLAVGINAPVSVDIDGHAGYYCAGMNQQASITVHGNVGVGVAENMMSGSVRIKGSASQAAGATAHGGLLVIEGDAGARCGISMKGVDIVVGGSIGHMSCFMGQAGRLVVCGDAGDALGDSLYEVRIYVKGSVQSLGSDCIEKEMRAEHLQELQQLLDQAGLAHKAADFKRYGSARQLYNFKVDNASAY, from the coding sequence ATGAAGACGATCGACCTTTCCAGCACCTCGGTGCGTGTCCTCAACCAGTCCCTGCACGGTGATGTGCAAGGCAGCGAATGGCGGGTGAGCCACCCCGACGGCAAGCACAACCTGGCGGTGGGCATCAACGCCCCGGTGTCGGTGGATATCGACGGCCACGCCGGCTACTACTGCGCCGGCATGAACCAGCAGGCCAGCATCACCGTGCACGGCAACGTCGGCGTGGGTGTGGCCGAGAACATGATGTCCGGCTCGGTACGCATCAAGGGCAGCGCCTCCCAGGCTGCCGGCGCCACGGCCCATGGCGGGCTGCTGGTGATCGAAGGCGATGCCGGCGCGCGTTGCGGCATCTCGATGAAGGGTGTGGACATCGTGGTCGGCGGCAGTATCGGCCACATGAGCTGCTTCATGGGCCAGGCCGGGCGTTTGGTGGTGTGCGGCGATGCCGGCGATGCGCTGGGCGATTCGCTGTACGAGGTGCGCATCTACGTCAAGGGCTCGGTGCAGTCGCTGGGCTCGGATTGCATCGAGAAAGAGATGCGCGCCGAGCACCTGCAAGAGCTGCAGCAACTGCTGGACCAGGCCGGCCTTGCGCACAAGGCGGCTGATTTCAAACGCTACGGCTCGGCTCGCCAGCTGTACAACTTCAAAGTCGACAACGCCAGCGCGTACTGA
- a CDS encoding class II glutamine amidotransferase, with protein MCGIVGLYLKKPGLEPQLGKLFEPMLQAMTDRGPDSAGFAIYGDEVAEGWVKLTLQATRSDYPWAALMGQLEGRLGCSLDWFQNASAAVLKVHTTEAAARQALAELAVEVRIMSAGQSIEILKGMGLPAEISSRFGLAGMQGSHIIGHTRMATESAVTMEGSHPFSTGADLCLVHNGSLSNHFRLRQELKREGISFETDNDTEVAAGYLTWRLQQGDTLAQALDGALQDLDGFFTFAIGTRNGFAVIRDPIACKPAVLAETDDYVAMASEYQALASLPGIEHAKVWEPAPATLYVWERESA; from the coding sequence ATGTGTGGAATCGTAGGTCTGTACCTGAAAAAGCCCGGGCTGGAACCTCAGCTCGGCAAGCTGTTCGAACCCATGCTCCAAGCCATGACCGACCGTGGCCCCGACAGCGCCGGCTTTGCCATCTACGGCGACGAAGTGGCCGAAGGCTGGGTCAAGCTGACCCTGCAGGCCACCCGCAGCGACTACCCCTGGGCTGCCCTGATGGGCCAGCTCGAAGGCCGCCTGGGCTGCTCGCTGGACTGGTTCCAGAACGCCAGCGCCGCCGTGCTCAAGGTGCACACCACTGAAGCCGCCGCCCGCCAGGCGCTGGCCGAACTTGCCGTCGAGGTGCGCATCATGAGCGCCGGGCAGAGCATCGAGATTCTCAAGGGCATGGGCCTGCCGGCCGAGATTTCCAGCCGCTTCGGCCTGGCCGGCATGCAGGGCAGTCACATCATCGGGCATACCCGCATGGCCACCGAAAGCGCGGTGACCATGGAAGGCAGCCACCCGTTCTCCACCGGCGCCGACCTGTGCCTGGTGCACAACGGCTCGCTGTCCAACCACTTCCGCCTGCGCCAGGAACTCAAGCGCGAAGGCATCAGCTTCGAAACCGACAACGACACCGAGGTGGCCGCCGGCTACCTGACCTGGCGCCTGCAACAGGGTGACACCCTGGCCCAGGCCCTGGACGGCGCGCTGCAAGACCTGGACGGTTTCTTCACCTTCGCCATCGGCACCCGCAACGGCTTTGCCGTGATCCGCGACCCGATCGCCTGCAAGCCGGCGGTGCTGGCCGAAACCGACGACTACGTGGCCATGGCCTCGGAGTACCAGGCCCTGGCCAGCCTGCCTGGCATCGAACACGCCAAGGTCTGGGAGCCGGCCCCGGCCACCCTGTACGTCTGGGAGCGCGAAAGCGCCTGA